One window of Candidatus Methylomirabilis limnetica genomic DNA carries:
- a CDS encoding peroxiredoxin family protein — MRRYLCCLLSQIAIISIILGLVIGGTPGGTDVWANDVRPEEGHFAPDFTLKTLEGNTVRLSEFRGQKVVLINFWATWCPPCRLEMPTMQQVYSEYKAKGLEILAVNIEPDAQQEIRDFIKELRLTFPVALDTDMKASRKFRLIGLPVSILIDRQGIIRAKDIGYHDWANKASRTLVESLLR; from the coding sequence ATGAGACGCTATCTCTGCTGTTTACTATCCCAGATAGCGATCATCTCCATCATTCTCGGACTCGTTATAGGTGGCACGCCAGGAGGAACTGACGTATGGGCTAATGATGTGCGACCCGAAGAGGGACACTTCGCGCCTGACTTTACGCTGAAGACGCTTGAGGGAAACACCGTTCGGCTCTCGGAGTTTCGGGGCCAGAAGGTTGTGCTGATCAACTTCTGGGCTACCTGGTGCCCCCCTTGCCGGCTAGAGATGCCGACGATGCAGCAGGTCTACTCCGAGTACAAGGCAAAAGGGTTGGAGATCCTCGCTGTCAACATCGAGCCGGACGCACAGCAAGAGATCCGCGACTTCATTAAGGAGCTTCGCCTCACCTTTCCCGTAGCGCTCGACACTGATATGAAGGCCAGTCGGAAGTTCCGGCTTATCGGGCTTCCTGTCTCGATCCTGATCGACCGCCAAGGCATCATTCGCGCCAAAGACATTGGATACCATGACTGGGCCAACAAGGCTTCGAGGACACTGGTTGAGAGCCTCTTGAGGTAG
- a CDS encoding thermonuclease family protein, giving the protein MSWRRLWLPVLVLIGVLSCTSCSSAYTKDERGQGAVAIAAPVVADELVQVKRVYDGDTILLEDGRKVRYLGINSPEFQEPFYLKAKRLNESLVMGREIRLEFDQERTDSYGRVLAYVFAGNEMVNARLVQEGLAQAFFIGPNRKHHALLLRLQAEAQQHKVGMWSARGRARDLKITTVHPVDPTQDDQYPSYVRIANLSNATINLVGYVLSNEAGQRYVFPDVSVDPGYTVIVSNGSGTDGVAAKGQLVVHWSTQGPVWDPSEDTAFLKDPNGNLEDTFHYKGKRVRRSAPRSKSKAR; this is encoded by the coding sequence ATGAGCTGGCGCCGCCTATGGCTACCGGTGTTGGTACTCATCGGGGTGCTGTCCTGCACTTCTTGTAGTAGCGCCTATACAAAGGACGAACGTGGTCAGGGCGCGGTGGCAATCGCCGCTCCAGTAGTCGCAGATGAACTCGTCCAGGTCAAGCGGGTCTACGATGGGGATACCATTCTTCTCGAAGATGGCCGTAAAGTTCGGTATCTGGGCATCAACTCGCCCGAATTTCAGGAGCCATTCTATTTGAAGGCCAAACGGCTCAACGAATCGCTCGTCATGGGACGGGAAATCCGTTTGGAGTTCGATCAGGAGAGAACCGACAGTTACGGCCGCGTCCTGGCCTATGTCTTTGCGGGCAACGAGATGGTCAATGCCAGGTTGGTTCAGGAGGGCTTGGCGCAGGCCTTCTTTATAGGACCTAATCGGAAGCATCACGCCCTGCTCCTTCGACTCCAAGCCGAGGCGCAACAACACAAGGTCGGTATGTGGTCTGCACGAGGTCGCGCCAGAGACCTAAAAATCACCACCGTGCACCCTGTTGATCCCACTCAAGACGACCAGTACCCCTCCTACGTTCGCATCGCCAATCTCAGCAACGCCACTATCAATCTGGTCGGCTATGTGTTATCGAATGAGGCGGGACAGAGATACGTCTTCCCTGATGTGAGCGTGGACCCGGGTTACACGGTCATCGTGTCCAACGGAAGTGGAACGGATGGAGTTGCTGCGAAGGGACAACTGGTCGTGCATTGGTCCACGCAGGGCCCAGTGTGGGATCCGAGCGAAGACACCGCCTTTCTCAAGGATCCAAACGGGAACCTTGAGGATACGTTCCATTACAAGGGTAAGCGAGTGAGGCGGTCGGCCCCTCGCTCTAAAAGCAAGGCCCGCTGA
- a CDS encoding Mrp/NBP35 family ATP-binding protein, which translates to MVTPALTVDTVIAALRQIKYPGMSRDIVSIGVVKDTQLDGADVYLDLQVPTEDREVIAKVEAAVRETLARVPGIGDMRIQIGPRPASPDSAPGPSPLPGVRRIIAVASGKGGVGKTTVSVNLALALAQSGAAVGLLDADIYGPNVPRMLGEPGRPKADEGKIVPLVRYGLKVISVGYLLGDRSPIIWRGPLVAQALRQLLHDVRWGELDYLIVDLPPGTGDAQLTLVQSVPLTGGVIVTTPSAVALMDAEKGLQMFREARVPILGIVENMSYFICPHCQGETDIFSRGGGRTVSESLGVSFLGEIPINPAIREGGDIGAPVVVAKPESPEALIFRNLAEKVRLEAEAAAVAMPQVIIR; encoded by the coding sequence ATGGTGACGCCAGCGTTGACGGTCGATACGGTTATCGCGGCGCTTCGGCAGATAAAGTACCCGGGGATGAGTCGCGACATCGTGTCTATCGGTGTGGTGAAGGATACGCAACTGGATGGCGCTGACGTGTACCTCGACCTCCAGGTCCCGACGGAGGATCGCGAGGTCATCGCCAAGGTGGAGGCTGCGGTTCGCGAGACGCTCGCCCGCGTGCCTGGGATCGGTGATATGCGGATCCAGATCGGCCCACGCCCTGCATCTCCGGATTCCGCGCCCGGACCGTCTCCGCTCCCTGGCGTTCGGCGTATCATCGCCGTCGCTTCAGGTAAAGGCGGTGTGGGCAAGACGACTGTATCCGTCAACCTGGCCTTGGCCCTGGCGCAGTCGGGGGCTGCGGTGGGCTTGCTGGATGCCGACATCTACGGGCCGAATGTTCCGCGGATGCTGGGCGAGCCGGGCCGTCCCAAGGCGGATGAGGGCAAGATTGTCCCGCTTGTGCGATACGGCCTGAAGGTGATATCGGTGGGGTATCTGCTGGGGGATCGGTCGCCGATAATCTGGCGTGGGCCTTTGGTGGCCCAGGCCTTGCGCCAACTCCTGCATGATGTACGGTGGGGCGAGCTGGACTACCTGATCGTAGATCTTCCCCCAGGGACGGGGGACGCCCAGTTGACCCTCGTACAGTCCGTACCGTTGACCGGTGGGGTCATCGTGACTACCCCCTCCGCCGTGGCCCTGATGGACGCAGAGAAAGGCCTGCAGATGTTTCGTGAGGCCCGCGTCCCGATTCTGGGCATTGTGGAGAACATGAGCTACTTTATCTGTCCCCACTGCCAGGGAGAAACCGACATCTTCAGCCGGGGCGGTGGACGTACGGTGAGTGAATCGCTTGGAGTGTCTTTCCTGGGGGAGATCCCCATCAACCCGGCTATCCGCGAGGGCGGGGATATCGGCGCGCCCGTTGTCGTGGCGAAGCCGGAGTCCCCCGAAGCGCTGATCTTCCGCAATCTCGCGGAAAAGGTTCGCCTGGAGGCCGAGGCTGCCGCCGTGGCGATGCCTCAGGTGATCATCCGCTAA
- a CDS encoding Crp/Fnr family transcriptional regulator, with protein MLPEQLKSIPYFQDLDARALEGIRAHAFEVRLQKGHVLFTEGEPAQAMYVIRSGKVKIFKLSPDGREQVLRIAEAGDCFNEVPIFDGGPNPANAQAVEPAALWGIRREEMRRLVEEHPAIAIGFLKAFAGKLRYFTRKVEDLSFRSVTSRVAKFLLEMAEDDGRGGLRLKQQFTQQEIASVVGTAREMIGRAFKALEKEGAIKLDRHQVIIVSRAAMIRLL; from the coding sequence ATGTTGCCAGAGCAGTTGAAGTCGATTCCGTATTTCCAGGACCTCGATGCGCGAGCACTGGAGGGTATCCGGGCTCACGCATTTGAGGTACGGTTGCAGAAGGGACACGTTCTCTTTACGGAGGGGGAGCCGGCCCAGGCGATGTACGTGATTCGGTCCGGTAAGGTCAAGATCTTCAAGCTGTCCCCCGACGGACGCGAGCAGGTCCTCCGGATTGCAGAGGCCGGAGATTGTTTCAATGAGGTCCCGATCTTCGATGGTGGGCCGAACCCCGCCAACGCCCAGGCGGTGGAGCCGGCGGCGCTCTGGGGCATCCGGCGGGAGGAGATGCGGCGCCTGGTAGAGGAGCACCCGGCGATCGCGATCGGCTTTCTCAAGGCGTTTGCGGGGAAGCTTCGCTACTTCACCCGCAAGGTGGAGGACCTGTCCTTCCGTAGCGTGACAAGCCGCGTGGCCAAGTTCCTCTTGGAGATGGCCGAGGATGACGGCAGAGGAGGTCTGCGCCTGAAGCAGCAGTTCACGCAACAGGAGATAGCGTCCGTTGTGGGAACGGCCCGAGAGATGATCGGCCGGGCCTTCAAGGCCCTGGAAAAGGAAGGAGCCATCAAGCTCGATCGCCACCAGGTCATCATCGTAAGCCGGGCTGCCATGATTCGCCTGCTCTGA
- a CDS encoding metal-sulfur cluster assembly factor, with product MMTEPETSPVTEEQIYTTLRKLIDPELGVNIVDLGLVYNVQIDDGEVTVRMTLTTRGCPLHGTFVQAIERSLNELDGVTGVTVDVVWEPAWNPDMITPEGKQTMSSAGRGGPAW from the coding sequence ATGATGACGGAACCAGAAACATCACCAGTGACTGAAGAGCAGATCTACACCACGCTCCGAAAGCTCATTGATCCGGAATTAGGAGTCAACATCGTGGATCTGGGCCTCGTCTACAACGTACAGATTGATGATGGCGAGGTCACCGTCCGTATGACCCTTACCACACGCGGCTGCCCCCTGCATGGCACTTTCGTCCAGGCGATCGAGCGCAGCCTCAATGAGCTGGACGGCGTGACCGGCGTGACCGTCGATGTCGTGTGGGAACCCGCCTGGAATCCGGACATGATCACCCCTGAGGGGAAGCAAACGATGTCCAGCGCTGGACGTGGTGGGCCCGCATGGTGA
- a CDS encoding porin gives MRMRKLKHLTVTRLVIGGVLLLAAAVAVPAAWAEDDKDRQIRELRQRLERLEHMIGAKAGALPTPAAAPAPGALAGAAEAPQSISDRVRSIEETIKTVPLLSTMKDWNFGGHVAVSYNYNFRDPKSQNNGLRLFDDKANQFDINQAELYVEKPTTEASPIGFGVDVLFGRDAKKIHSLGLGIDSGDDPTKTEPFDLTQAYVTYKVPIGKGLDLKGGKFVTLHGAEVIRRTGNFNISRSMAFAYAIPFTHTGVMATYPVTDWLSTTLGIVNGWDNTDDNNRGKSFHGSATVTPPFLKDFTLTLGGTWGAEQVSNAFDPTRDINRNGPKRGLIDLVATYKPIAPLTLTLNYDYGRQEEAFVDNGQTAIWHAVAAYAVYDVTDRLSVGVRGEYFRDQDGFRLPGATPGSKLEVWETTLTGRYKLFDHLFASIEYRHDEARDNKLVFDRGDGTKNANSQNTIQGELIYQF, from the coding sequence ATGAGAATGCGGAAGTTGAAGCATCTGACGGTAACCAGATTAGTAATTGGTGGAGTGCTCCTCCTCGCCGCCGCAGTTGCGGTACCTGCGGCATGGGCCGAGGACGACAAGGATCGCCAAATTCGAGAGCTGCGGCAACGGCTGGAGCGACTGGAGCACATGATTGGCGCAAAGGCTGGGGCTCTACCGACTCCGGCTGCCGCACCGGCACCCGGGGCCCTCGCTGGAGCAGCAGAGGCTCCGCAGAGCATCAGCGATCGGGTCAGAAGCATTGAGGAGACGATCAAGACTGTGCCTCTGCTCTCCACCATGAAGGACTGGAACTTTGGAGGGCACGTCGCCGTGTCTTACAACTATAACTTTAGGGACCCGAAGAGTCAGAACAACGGTCTCAGGCTCTTTGACGACAAGGCGAATCAGTTTGATATCAACCAGGCAGAGCTTTATGTGGAAAAACCGACAACCGAGGCTTCACCAATCGGCTTTGGGGTGGACGTACTTTTTGGACGGGACGCGAAGAAGATCCACTCCCTGGGCCTCGGTATCGACAGCGGTGATGATCCCACGAAGACGGAGCCCTTTGACCTGACGCAGGCCTATGTGACCTACAAGGTACCGATCGGCAAGGGCCTGGACCTGAAAGGCGGAAAGTTCGTGACCCTGCACGGCGCCGAAGTGATCAGGCGGACCGGTAATTTTAATATCTCTCGGTCGATGGCCTTCGCCTACGCTATCCCCTTCACCCACACGGGTGTGATGGCAACCTATCCTGTCACTGACTGGCTTTCGACAACCCTTGGCATCGTAAACGGATGGGACAATACCGACGATAATAACAGAGGGAAATCGTTTCATGGTTCGGCTACCGTCACACCCCCCTTCCTGAAAGATTTCACGCTCACCCTCGGTGGGACATGGGGGGCTGAGCAAGTCTCTAATGCGTTCGACCCTACTCGTGACATTAATCGCAATGGCCCAAAGCGAGGCCTGATCGATCTCGTCGCCACCTATAAACCGATCGCGCCATTGACCCTCACACTGAACTATGACTATGGGAGGCAGGAGGAAGCCTTCGTCGATAACGGCCAGACCGCGATCTGGCACGCGGTGGCGGCCTATGCCGTCTACGACGTGACCGACAGACTGTCGGTTGGCGTGCGGGGTGAGTACTTTAGGGACCAGGATGGCTTCAGGCTCCCAGGCGCAACGCCGGGTAGCAAGCTAGAGGTCTGGGAGACGACACTCACCGGCCGGTATAAGCTCTTCGATCACCTCTTCGCCAGTATTGAGTACCGCCACGATGAGGCGAGGGACAATAAATTGGTGTTTGACCGAGGCGATGGGACCAAAAATGCCAACTCGCAAAATACTATCCAGGGCGAGTTGATCTATCAGTTCTGA
- a CDS encoding type II toxin-antitoxin system RelE/ParE family toxin: MIRSFTDAETKRFYATGKSRRFPPAIQMRSAMRLTQLNGATRIEDLRLPPSNRLEALKHDRAGQWSIRINDRWRVCFRFESGDAFDVEIVDYH; this comes from the coding sequence GTGATTCGATCTTTCACTGATGCCGAGACCAAACGCTTCTACGCGACAGGCAAATCGCGCCGCTTTCCTCCGGCCATTCAGATGCGATCTGCGATGCGTCTTACGCAATTGAATGGCGCGACTCGGATTGAAGACTTGCGCTTACCGCCTTCGAACCGGTTGGAAGCCTTGAAGCATGACCGCGCCGGCCAATGGAGCATCCGCATTAATGACCGATGGCGCGTGTGCTTCCGCTTCGAGAGCGGCGATGCGTTCGATGTCGAGATTGTAGACTATCACTGA
- a CDS encoding DUF2249 domain-containing protein, which yields MTNESSCHEGHVSPTPEPKTCDTQSTGTPMPEVLRDLPDDRVVILDIREQVRGGEEPFQRIMQTVMSLRDDQVLKLCNIFEPIPLYAALAQRGLAHWTQRRGPEDWCIMFYRAGAEAATSPASCTSSRPAEPVGDAIVVDARGLEPPQPMAKILENLPQIAAGGKILAMTDRRPMLLYPKLEERGFVFSTEETTHGWFETRIWK from the coding sequence ATGACCAACGAGAGCAGTTGCCATGAAGGGCACGTCAGTCCAACGCCCGAGCCAAAGACCTGCGACACCCAATCGACGGGTACGCCAATGCCAGAGGTACTTCGAGATCTACCCGATGATCGCGTGGTAATCCTGGATATTCGTGAACAGGTGCGGGGAGGCGAAGAGCCGTTTCAGAGGATCATGCAAACCGTCATGTCCCTCCGAGACGACCAGGTACTCAAGCTATGTAATATCTTCGAGCCGATACCGCTTTACGCTGCCTTGGCGCAACGGGGTCTCGCTCACTGGACGCAGCGGCGTGGCCCAGAAGATTGGTGCATCATGTTTTATCGAGCGGGGGCCGAGGCCGCGACCTCTCCGGCGTCCTGCACCTCGTCGAGGCCAGCGGAGCCTGTCGGGGACGCCATCGTTGTTGACGCCCGTGGACTAGAGCCACCACAGCCGATGGCGAAGATCCTGGAGAATCTCCCTCAGATTGCAGCGGGTGGAAAGATCCTGGCCATGACCGACCGGCGGCCGATGCTGCTCTACCCGAAGTTGGAGGAGCGGGGCTTCGTCTTCTCCACCGAGGAAACGACGCATGGCTGGTTCGAAACCCGGATCTGGAAGTAG
- a CDS encoding HigA family addiction module antitoxin, with protein MLKNGLLPMHPGEFLREILDELDISQAQFARAIGVSPMRVSHVVNCARPVTAELALLFGRAFGQSPQYWLNLQATYDLKTAEAAMGRQLKVVIELAHI; from the coding sequence ATGTTGAAGAACGGTTTACTGCCCATGCATCCGGGAGAGTTCCTGCGCGAAATACTCGATGAACTGGACATTTCTCAAGCGCAGTTCGCTCGTGCCATTGGCGTTTCTCCTATGCGGGTGTCCCATGTTGTAAACTGTGCGCGCCCGGTGACGGCGGAATTGGCGTTATTGTTCGGCCGGGCGTTCGGTCAGTCGCCGCAATATTGGCTCAACTTGCAAGCGACCTATGACCTGAAAACCGCCGAGGCGGCTATGGGCCGGCAACTGAAGGTAGTTATCGAGTTGGCGCATATTTGA